The Coffea arabica cultivar ET-39 chromosome 6e, Coffea Arabica ET-39 HiFi, whole genome shotgun sequence genome contains the following window.
TCTTTGAGGCGGGAAATGGAACCATCACTGTACTATTTATTTACGGAGAATTGGCTCAGAGTCCTCCACTCTCACTATGTGCGGTAAcgtaaatatttgtctttccAGTATGAGTTTTTGTTTGGGTACACTGTTGACTTAGCATGGTTCAGTATCAAACCAGGGAAACAAAAAAACatatgaagttttttttttttttggattctgGATCTCACTAGTCCATTTCAGAGTAAATTAATgatcattttaaaatttgtttCCGACGTGGTTTACATTTTATCTAAACTTATTCACACCCTAAGGACAAATTGGTTTGGTATAGAACCTGTGAGGCTCCGTCCCCATGTTTTTTTCCTCTTATTTATTTGCAATTTTATTTTCGTTCATGTTCGTTTCCCTTCATTACATCATCGGAAAAGGTTGCTTTATAAGCCGGCTATCACTTTCGTGGAGATCTTCCTAGGCAAAAGGGTTATCGTGGAATAGCAGCGGTGTTGGGTATTAATCACTTTATGATGATGTAGTTGCAATGTTTATTTGATGCTGTTTCCTTGATTTAGAACTTGTATTACTGAACTCAACTCCTAATTAAGttaaccaaaaccagtcaaaaaaTTAAGTTAGGTAAATGGGAAATGAGAAACTTTCTTGAAATACCCGGGGTCTGACGGAACAAAAATGTAAACACAACCATTTTGCCAGAATCGAATTGGACTTCCAAAATGAGAACTCATTTGAGAATTGCCACTCGGATAGCAAATTTTTGGGtttttaaatcacaaatttAAGCAACAAGAAAAGCCACAATATCTGGTACACTGCTCCAAATGGAAACACAACCAGCTTCCTTAATTTCTTACATCGAACCCCTCTCTATCTATGACTCGCAACCTTAGGATTTTTCCAGTAAACAAAGCATGAATATATGCGAGAAAACAAATGGAGACAAAGCAAGCAATATGGGACACAATTCATCAACCCGAAATTTTGGACATCCAGTCTTTTATCTCCTGTAAAACTCTGTCCCCCAATTCAGAATACGGGTCATTATTGAAAAAGCCATGATACTTCCCTTCAAACTCCACATATTCAACTTTCTTCCCGGCTTCCTTCAACCTTCTTGCGTAGTCCTCCACTCTATCTCTTAGCAGCTCAATTTCTCCGGCGATCACCAACACTGGGTCAAACATCACCGATTCAACATTATTTTTGCTAAAAGGGCTGAAGGGGTTGGCCAGCGGATGGTCTGCGTTTTTCCCTGGTGGCAACGATAGCCTCCAAAATCTGTCGTGGGATTTCAATCAGATCATAAAACACGTAATCTGATCGAGTCGAGCGTGAAAAAGAATACTGCTCCAACCACTATCTAGCTAGCTAGCTAGCAGGAGAAGTAAATCTGTTAATTTCTTAAATAAACAAGCTTGGCATGCATCGCTTACTCAACCATGCATTAACTTTGATggtattagttaattaattaattattctaGTTCCTATGCAGACCGCACTTCCTTGTGTGATATTTCCAACGACTTGACTTCTGATGTAATTGCTAATATAGTAGTAGCAGTATTATTCGGGTGGATAAGGATAAGGTTATCAGATTATTAGGAGCAGTAATTAATTTTAGGGGGAAGTGATTTCATCTGCCCCATATTGTGTGGAACTGTGTGGCAGACATGATACGTGACGGTCATGGTTTCGGATCCACCACTATCAAACGTGTGGTGGGCTGGATGAATTTGAAGTTTCCAGGACGTAAGCTTTGATTGATATTAAGAGGGGAGGAATATTTGATAAATTTCTTTATGAGTCGATCCAATAATAATTACTGGTTTCATTTGCATCACGAGATAGGAAAAGGACGTTCAGATTCTGTAATATTCTTGCTGCTTCATCTATGTTACAATCCCCTGCTCTCCTCTATACCTGAAACAAAGCTTGAATTGCTGTATTCTCTATATATGTATTCCAGAAATTTTAACTCACACGTTTTGAAGAGATCATAGCGGGGAAAGATTAATAAGAGTCGTATCCAGAAATatccttttgaaaaaaaagtgataaCCAAACCcttaatttaaaagaaaaaaaaattactaatataAGTAGTACTGTACTTACTTGGATAACTAAAAagcttttattttcttgcaccaaaaaaaaaaaaagctttaatTTTCTTGCAGGGATTTATCGTTGTTTGTTCAGTAAAAtatacccccccccccccccaaaacaccaaaaaaaattcattgactGTGCGTACCTGCACTAGAAAACCTCTAAAAATTTGCATATATAATACCTCTCGCAAAAAACAAGTACACGAAGTTGTGAAGACTGCACTTGGGTCAGCTACTCTATGACGACGTTGAATAAATAGATTGCGGAAATTGGATGAAATTACGTGCATTCAAACTTGCTTCCCACAACGCAGGACTAAGTTCTAACTACTACTGCTACAACCTTAATTATGATGCTGCTATAGTATTTGCTTGCATACGCTGCTGAGCATTAATTAATCAGGGCCAATGCTGAAATTGAAGTTAATTAACCATTTAAGCGTACCTGTCAAGAATCTCCACGTTCAGGATTGGTTCAGGCATCCCCTCTGCTTCAGACTTGGTCCTCACCGAGCCACCAAAAAATGGTGCCATCAGCACATAACCACGTATGCGAACCGGGGCTAACTCCGGCGAGCCGGGCCCCAGCTGGACGGCTAAATGGTGAGCCATGTTGCCACCGGATGAGTCGCCCATTATATAAACCCGGTCAAAATCAACCGCCTGATCATGCAACCATGTGTCTTGAGCAGGAGGACCATCTGCAGTTGCCCGAGCTTGAAGCCATTTGAGAGAAGTCAGTGCATCGTCCACTGCTGCCGGGAGCCTATGCTCCGGGGCCAACCTGTAGTCTGGTGCGACCACTAAGGCTTGTAGCCCCGAAGCTAGGCGTAGGCAGGCGTTATGGTTGTTAGGCCAAGCACGCGAGCCAACACAGAACCCGCCGCCGTGAAAGAAATATACTACGGGCAGTTTTGTGGATGCGTTTACAGGCTTATAGAGGCGGAGATAGAGGTGGTTTTGGTTGTCAAATTGGCAATCTCTCCAGACAATAGAACTGTCGTCGTGAATTGGGATATTGAAGTCTACGTCATTAGCCCGGAAAACGGAACCGTCACTGTAGAGCTGTACAACGCCTTCAAGGTCTTCCACGATGTGAGGAAGAGAACCCATTTTCGATTGAGAATGTGCGCGCGTGTTCTGATGGTGCTGTTGGACCCGGAGCGTTTTATCGTGAAGATGAAGAGAAATGAAGCAAAGCAGGAGAGGAGCCCCTGACATATAATATAAGCCAGAGGGAAAGGACTGGAAAGGATGAGGAAGGCACAGACATTCTACTTAAAGGACATTTGTGTAATTTAAATTGGAGAAGTCCAATGCTACAATATATAGATGACGAAATACATATCCCTTCCCTGCATGTGACCATGGATCGCAGCAAATGGAACGATATGTGTTAAGATGGCAAGATATGATGTTAACCCCACAATGGATAGGCGTGAGGTTGGGTGTGATTTAACTCTGCTGAACAAGTACATGCCCATTACAAAAATCTTTAGATTAATATATATACTGATCATAATTATTACTACTTTTGAATTTAAACACTTTCCTAATTTAATTCTATTGTACCATTCCAATCattagcatatatatatatatatgtgtgtgtaacTTTTAAGAATTTCTGACCATTATCATCACTGCTAATTAAGCATACATTATTATCACTGTCTTGCAAATTTTCATGACAAAAGATCATGTTACTAGATAGATAAAAGCAAGAGTAAAACTTTCGAACCCTCGTATGTACTTCCCCGGCCTGTGGGGTTTGAGAACGTTTTAGCTATAAAAATTTTTCCTGGGAAATTTGCACTTTGGTCCATATAGTTTGGAGACAGTACTGCATCATTCTAGTGTTCATAgttttaaggaaaacaaattttgatccttaatatctttttattttaatcgAATTAAGGCAAATCAAATTACTGAAtaaatgattttcttgaaacctCTACTAATTGAAACACAGGGCAGATATTTTGTTTCATCAGTTGATTATTATCCTTAAAACTTCTCAGACCACTATCATATGGTGCCCAAACTCAATAACGATTCTCACAATCTTCCCCGGTTGGAAGAAAACCATGACATGACTATTGACCAGAAAACAAGAAACAGAATACAAGGAGAAAAGATACCAAAAAGATAGGCTACCTCGTTAATTGTGTTGTATCCGAAGGGCTGCAAGCAAGCTATGACTATGAGCAAttggctcagtggccaccagcAAATCTCATCAgcagcgaaaaaaatctaagggtTGTGCCATAGCACTCCCTTGGTctagttgggtctgtataccCACTAGTCCCTATCACAGCCTCCTTAGGCTCCCTCTCCCCCTaaattaggatagagtaggttatacaaatgtatcgttgttgacaaaaaaaaaaaaagctatgaGCAATTGGCGTGCTCTCGACAGGGTGAGAGCTTTTAGAAAAGCCGAACGACTGACTCTTGATATGAAAGTATCAGTAGAAGGGACTACTTTAAATCAAGAAAAACACTTAATTAACATGATGAATTTCAAGCTAGCTCGAATGTACATGCCCATTATGTAAGTGCAGCCAACGCCGGTACTCTGTGTATTATCAATATTTATTCTCAATAATGCAAATCATAGGGAGATTTTACGGTTCTTTTTGAGTATTATATTTCGAGTTAAATTTATCGTTGAGTGGTGAAAAAAAGCAGTATATTGGTCATTAGATGtaacaattttaaaattttaaaattcataGTACTAGTATTAATTATCTTTTGAGAAATACAACTTGAGGAAATAGTACTCAAAAGGGACTATAAAATTTTCTCAAGTTTGATATACTTTTAGAAAAAGCTTTATGCTTCTGCAAAACAAATGATCATTGGTGGATTATATATTTTATCATGTGACATAGAAGGACTCATTAACCAGTTACCAAATTGGTTTATAAGTACTATATGAAttcgtttttggaaagtttgttCATTGGGCGATGAATACGTACCCTCCAGCCGGGGAGTAGAATCATCTTTTACGTAGAAGTTTTCACTCCAATGGATTTTAATAAAGGTACGGTACAAGTTGCCCGAATGCCTGCCAGCTGCTACTTGATTCGAGATTCCGAGTGACTCTAGATATTTACTTGTTGGAATCTTCTAcgtattctctctctctccccctcatTTTTTTCTGCATCTTCTTTTGGGGCCAATTCCGACTGCAAGATTCAAGAATCACCCTTTTTCCTGTACTGAGGACAAGAAGATCATGTGTGCGCACGAGATAAGAATATGGAGGAGGAAATTACGGAACGTGCTAAAGAGCACAGACATTTGACCACCtaccctttttttaaaaaaaaaaattaatgtaatTTAGTAATTGTTACGCCATTTCTTCCATGCATCCCTTATTCTTCTTCAACCTAT
Protein-coding sequences here:
- the LOC113692565 gene encoding strigolactones hydrolase CXE15; amino-acid sequence: MSGAPLLLCFISLHLHDKTLRVQQHHQNTRAHSQSKMGSLPHIVEDLEGVVQLYSDGSVFRANDVDFNIPIHDDSSIVWRDCQFDNQNHLYLRLYKPVNASTKLPVVYFFHGGGFCVGSRAWPNNHNACLRLASGLQALVVAPDYRLAPEHRLPAAVDDALTSLKWLQARATADGPPAQDTWLHDQAVDFDRVYIMGDSSGGNMAHHLAVQLGPGSPELAPVRIRGYVLMAPFFGGSVRTKSEAEGMPEPILNVEILDRFWRLSLPPGKNADHPLANPFSPFSKNNVESVMFDPVLVIAGEIELLRDRVEDYARRLKEAGKKVEYVEFEGKYHGFFNNDPYSELGDRVLQEIKDWMSKISG